In Corylus avellana chromosome ca2, CavTom2PMs-1.0, the following proteins share a genomic window:
- the LOC132169136 gene encoding protein SCAR3 isoform X1: protein MPLVRLEVRNEYALGQPELYKEVDREDPKAVLDGVAVAGLVGILRQLGDLAEFAAEVFHGLQEQVMTTASRSHKLKARVQRIEAALPPLEKAILAQTSHIHFAYTAGSEWHPHIGNEQNHFIYNDLPRFIMDSYEECRDPPRLHLLDKFDTGGPGSCLKRYSDPTLFKKPSGTSGEVTTRKIQIDKKTRRRKKKRSSQGNGQLLRAVSISNGSSRLQFASPTINGQTSPLQTASAVEMKSNSDRGDHSNSFDSSGLPVISHSVNRQTSPSQTASTVDMTLKSDPGDYSNSFDSRTGSGYIECVFHLSSSMQPEQQESPSSRSMQHNETLDSVFPEEQTKAVDCNIPSNSLQEQIASSSCVTWDEKAEIVEPRGERSDGEEAPEMVWTKSNADSHGGRAVDLTNVNQTDILLENSLESISTWNQIDDIESEPDNYMDALNTIESESENDLDSQTKREVERYTSSINDEGIDEIHELHVNSADHSPPELESDTASCSSSTEGIPSNISNSFSPESFSHEQIVVSDLDHSVEEMPQIVKLSSNLDNSVANDFGGSADVFDGSNLESVISGPLASASKISDFTDPSRDKIISNLCESQETPGDFSGVHSITFWTNGGLLGLEPSKPPDFTMPSAVAQDSVDRSKDETVGPSARSCILEGGDDHEGEKDILAKRVGNIEKDSSCVCSTSCQDDQEEGDSTKKTDRGFSQADSDAKCERFSVMAPKTTVPVAPDIKSISAEASSGNDETSSLVFGLSRRLLANGLSKKGSLVHDDNPELGSSVNGGGLEQCSGHYGVLNQKIPETTFEEQLGHGSPIDSFTSSPPLEHMKISFHPLNGFETSKLKLKFPDGNQCFEGVRDVFPSFQLVPEPDMPLNDFGFESDDDTFCRSSPCKSSDCHSHYSESNSEQWESGETPERRDLELYDALCEISSAESMVSSLELEGMPNNGICDVGGTKNVDSRNGVEPSLSGPFLDLPNFDTVNPVLQQETNGDSNLLKLECSGQPTPQPPPLPPVQWCVSTPHLDVTEDKHDDVSEALTHASDLKLLGSTVFQQPKPAPAKQQHADKEAATIEHKSKHQDQQKLNGQKEANQASNGKGVDDREDFLQQIRSKSFNLRSTMPTKPTNTAGPTTNVKVTAILEKANAIRQAVGSDDGDDDDDAWSDA from the exons atgccGCTGGTGAGGTTGGAGGTGAGGAACGAGTATGCGCTCGGGCAGCCGGAGCTCTACAAGGAGGTGGACAGAGAGGATCCCAAGGCGGTGCTCGATGGCGTGGCCGTCGCTGGCCTCGTCGGGATCTTGCGCCAGCTCGGCGATCTCGCGGA ATTTGCAGCAGAGGTATTTCATGGCTTGCAGGAGCAAGTGATGACTACAGCTTCAAGAAGCCATAAACTGAAGGCTCGTGTCCAGCGCATTGAAGCTGCACTTCCTCCCCTTGAGAAGGCTATACTGGCCCAGACAAGCCACATACATTTTGCTTATACTGCCG GTTCTGAATGGCATCCTCACATCGGGAATGAACAGAATCATTTCATCTACAATGACTTGCCTCGGTTTATTATGGATTCCTATGAAGAATGCCGTGATCCTCCTCGTTTGCACTTGCTTGACAA ATTTGATACTGGTGGTCCAGGATCTTGTTTAAAGAGATATTCAGATCCAACCTTATTTAAAAAACCATCAGGTACCTCTGGTGAAGTGACTACCAGAAAAATCCAAATTGACAAGAAGACTCGTAGACGCAAG AAAAAGAGGTCATCACAGGGGAATGGACAATTATTGCGTGCTGTGTCAATATCCAATGGCAGTAGCAG ATTGCAGTTTGCTTCACCAACTATTAATGGGCAGACTTCTCCTTTGCAAACTGCCTCAGCTGTAGAGATGAAGTCAAATTCTGACCGGGGAGACCACTCAAATTCTTTTGATTCAAGTGGTCTGCCGGTTATTTCTCATAGTGTTAATAGGCAAACTTCTCCTTCTCAAACTGCCTCCACAGTTGACATGACGTTGAAATCTGACCCTGGAGACTATTCGAATTCTTTTGATTCAAGAACTGGCTCAGGATATATCGAATGTGTTTTCCATCTAAGTTCTTCCATGCAACCTGAACAACAGGAATCACCCTCTTCTCGGTCGATGCAGCATAATGAAACGCTTGATTCAGTTTTTCCTGAAGAACAAACTAAGGCTGTTGATTGTAACATTCCAAGCAATTCATTACAAGAGCAAATTGCCTCCAGTTCTTGTGTTACCTGGGATGAAAAGGCAGAGATAGTGGAGCCTAGGGGTGAGCGAAGTGATGGTGAAGAAGCTCCAGAGATGGTCTGGACAAAGTCTAACGCAGATAGCCATGGAGGGAGAGCTGTTGACCTTACAAATGTTAATCAAACAGATATCCTTCTTGAAAACAGTCTCGAGTCGATCTCCACCTGGAATCAGATTGATGACATTGAAAGTGAACCGGACAATTACATGGATGCACTCAATACCATTGAATCAGAATCTGAAAATGATCTTGACAGTCAAACAAAAAGAGAAGTTGAGAGGTATACCTCCAGCATCAATGATGAAGGAATAGATGAAATCCATGAGCTTCATGTGAATAGTGCAGACCATAGTCCTCCAGAATTGGAATCTGATACTGCATCCTGCAGTTCCTCAACTGAAGGAATTCCATCAAATATATCCAACTCATTTTCCCCAGAGAGTTTTTCGCACGAACAGATAGTAGTCAGTGATTTAGACCATTCAGTTGAAGAAATGCCtcaaattgttaaattatcttCTAATTTAGACAATTCAGTAGCCAATGATTTTGGTGGAAGTGCTGATGTTTTTGATGGTTCCAATTTAGAGTCTGTTATTAGTGGTCCATTAGCCTCTGCCtccaaaatttctgatttcACGGATCCATCGAGGGATAAAATCATAAGCAATCTTTGTGAGTCTCAAGAAACTCCTGGTGACTTTTCTGGTGTTCATTCGATTACATTCTGGACTAACGGTGGCCTGTTGGGACTTGAGCCATCAAAACCTCCTGATTTCACGATGCCAAGTGCTGTGGCTCAGGATTCAGTAGACAGAAGTAAAGATGAGACAGTTGGCCCTTCAGCGCGCAGTTGCATCCTTGAAGGTGGTGATGATCATGAAGGAGAGAAAGATATATTGGCCAAGAGAGTTGGAAACATTGAAAAGGATTCGAGTTGTGTATGCTCCACATCATGCCAGGATGATCAAGAAGAGGGTGACTCCACCAAGAAGACAGATCGGGGATTTTCACAAGCTGATTCAGATGCCAAATGTGAAAGGTTTAGTGTAATGGCACCAAAAACTACGGTGCCAGTCGCACCAGATATCAAATCCATATCTGCTGAAGCCAGTAGTGGGAATGATGAAACCTCATCTCTAGTGTTTGGACTAAGCCGAAGGTTACTAGCAAATGGTTTGTCTAAAAAAGGTTCACTTGTTCATGATGACAATCCTGAACTTGGTAGTTCTGTGAATGGTGGTGGATTGGAGCAATGTAGTGGGCATTATGGAGTATTGAATCAAAAAATTCCTGAGACTACTTTTGAAGAGCAGCTTGGACATGGGTCTCCCATAGATTCATTTACTTCTTCACCACCACTTGAACATATGAAGATATCTTTCCATCCCCTGAATGGCTTTGAGACTTCCAAACTGAAACTGAAATTTCCTGATGGGAATCAATGCTTTGAAGGCGTAAGAGACGTGTTTCCATCATTTCAGTTGGTCCCTGAGCCTGATATGCCTTTGAATGACTTTGGCTTTGAGTCCGACGATGACACATTTTGTAGATCATCACCTTGCAAATCAAGTGATTGTCATAGCCATTACTCTGAGTCAAATTCTGAGCAGTGGGAATCTGGCGAAACTCCTGAAAGAAGGGATCTTGAACTATATGATGCCCTATGTGAAATTTCATCTGCAGAATCTATGGTAAGCTCTCTGGAGCTTGAGGGAATGCCCAATAATGGCATCTGCGATGTTGGTGGAACTAAAAATGTGGACAGCAGGAATGGTGTGGAACCATCATTGTCTGGTCCTTTCCTTGACCTTCCCAATTTTGATACTGTGAACCCTGTACTTCAGCAAGAAACAAATGGAGATTCTAATCTTCTTAAGTTGGAATGTTCTGGACAGCCTACCCCACAACCACCACCTCTCCCTCCAGTACAATGGTGTGTATCGACACCCCACTTGGATGTGACTGAAGATAAACATGATGATGTATCTGAAGCTCTTACACATGCATCTGATCTAAAACTTTTGGGATCCACCGTGTTTCAGCAGCCTAAGCCAGCCCCAGCAAAGCAACAGCATGCTGATAAGGAGGCCGCTACTATAGAACATAAGAGCAAG CATCAGGACCAGCAGAAGTTGAATGGGCAGAAAGAAGCTAATCAAGCTTCAAATGGCAAGGGGGTGGATGATAGGGAAGATTTCCTACAACAAATCAGATCAAAA TCATTTAATCTGAGAAGCACGATGCCAACAAAGCCAACTAATACGGCAGGACCCACTACCAATGTGAAAGTCACTGCAATTTTGGAGAAAGCAAATGCAATTCGCCAG GCTGTTGGGAGTGATGAtggggatgatgatgatgatgcttgGAGTGATGCTTAA
- the LOC132169136 gene encoding protein SCAR3 isoform X2 has translation MPLVRLEVRNEYALGQPELYKEVDREDPKAVLDGVAVAGLVGILRQLGDLAEFAAEVFHGLQEQVMTTASRSHKLKARVQRIEAALPPLEKAILAQTSHIHFAYTAGSEWHPHIGNEQNHFIYNDLPRFIMDSYEECRDPPRLHLLDKFDTGGPGSCLKRYSDPTLFKKPSGTSGEVTTRKIQIDKKTRRRKKKRSSQGNGQLLRAVSISNGSSRLQFASPTINGQTSPLQTASAVEMKSNSDRGDHSNSFDSSGLPVISHSVNRQTSPSQTASTVDMTLKSDPGDYSNSFDSRTGSGYIECVFHLSSSMQPEQQESPSSRSMQHNETLDSVFPEEQTKAVDCNIPSNSLQEQIASSSCVTWDEKAEIVEPRGERSDGEEAPEMVWTKSNADSHGGRAVDLTNVNQTDILLENSLESISTWNQIDDIESEPDNYMDALNTIESESENDLDSQTKREVERYTSSINDEGIDEIHELHVNSADHSPPELESDTASCSSSTEGIPSNISNSFSPESFSHEQIVVSDLDHSVEEMPQIVKLSSNLDNSVANDFGGSADVFDGSNLESVISGPLASASKISDFTDPSRDKIISNLCESQETPGDFSGVHSITFWTNGGLLGLEPSKPPDFTMPSAVAQDSVDRSKDETVGPSARSCILEGGDDHEGEKDILAKRVGNIEKDSSCVCSTSCQDDQEEGDSTKKTDRGFSQADSDAKCERFSVMAPKTTVPVAPDIKSISAEASSGNDETSSLVFGLSRRLLANGLSKKGSLVHDDNPELGSSVNGGGLEQCSGHYGVLNQKIPETTFEEQLGHGSPIDSFTSSPPLEHMKISFHPLNGFETSKLKLKFPDGNQCFEGVRDVFPSFQLVPEPDMPLNDFGFESDDDTFCRSSPCKSSDCHSHYSESNSEQWESGETPERRDLELYDALCEISSAESMVSSLELEGMPNNGICDVGGTKNVDSRNGVEPSLSGPFLDLPNFDTVNPVLQQETNGDSNLLKLECSGQPTPQPPPLPPVQWCVSTPHLDVTEDKHDDVSEALTHASDLKLLGSTVFQQPKPAPAKQQHADKEAATIEHKSKDQQKLNGQKEANQASNGKGVDDREDFLQQIRSKSFNLRSTMPTKPTNTAGPTTNVKVTAILEKANAIRQAVGSDDGDDDDDAWSDA, from the exons atgccGCTGGTGAGGTTGGAGGTGAGGAACGAGTATGCGCTCGGGCAGCCGGAGCTCTACAAGGAGGTGGACAGAGAGGATCCCAAGGCGGTGCTCGATGGCGTGGCCGTCGCTGGCCTCGTCGGGATCTTGCGCCAGCTCGGCGATCTCGCGGA ATTTGCAGCAGAGGTATTTCATGGCTTGCAGGAGCAAGTGATGACTACAGCTTCAAGAAGCCATAAACTGAAGGCTCGTGTCCAGCGCATTGAAGCTGCACTTCCTCCCCTTGAGAAGGCTATACTGGCCCAGACAAGCCACATACATTTTGCTTATACTGCCG GTTCTGAATGGCATCCTCACATCGGGAATGAACAGAATCATTTCATCTACAATGACTTGCCTCGGTTTATTATGGATTCCTATGAAGAATGCCGTGATCCTCCTCGTTTGCACTTGCTTGACAA ATTTGATACTGGTGGTCCAGGATCTTGTTTAAAGAGATATTCAGATCCAACCTTATTTAAAAAACCATCAGGTACCTCTGGTGAAGTGACTACCAGAAAAATCCAAATTGACAAGAAGACTCGTAGACGCAAG AAAAAGAGGTCATCACAGGGGAATGGACAATTATTGCGTGCTGTGTCAATATCCAATGGCAGTAGCAG ATTGCAGTTTGCTTCACCAACTATTAATGGGCAGACTTCTCCTTTGCAAACTGCCTCAGCTGTAGAGATGAAGTCAAATTCTGACCGGGGAGACCACTCAAATTCTTTTGATTCAAGTGGTCTGCCGGTTATTTCTCATAGTGTTAATAGGCAAACTTCTCCTTCTCAAACTGCCTCCACAGTTGACATGACGTTGAAATCTGACCCTGGAGACTATTCGAATTCTTTTGATTCAAGAACTGGCTCAGGATATATCGAATGTGTTTTCCATCTAAGTTCTTCCATGCAACCTGAACAACAGGAATCACCCTCTTCTCGGTCGATGCAGCATAATGAAACGCTTGATTCAGTTTTTCCTGAAGAACAAACTAAGGCTGTTGATTGTAACATTCCAAGCAATTCATTACAAGAGCAAATTGCCTCCAGTTCTTGTGTTACCTGGGATGAAAAGGCAGAGATAGTGGAGCCTAGGGGTGAGCGAAGTGATGGTGAAGAAGCTCCAGAGATGGTCTGGACAAAGTCTAACGCAGATAGCCATGGAGGGAGAGCTGTTGACCTTACAAATGTTAATCAAACAGATATCCTTCTTGAAAACAGTCTCGAGTCGATCTCCACCTGGAATCAGATTGATGACATTGAAAGTGAACCGGACAATTACATGGATGCACTCAATACCATTGAATCAGAATCTGAAAATGATCTTGACAGTCAAACAAAAAGAGAAGTTGAGAGGTATACCTCCAGCATCAATGATGAAGGAATAGATGAAATCCATGAGCTTCATGTGAATAGTGCAGACCATAGTCCTCCAGAATTGGAATCTGATACTGCATCCTGCAGTTCCTCAACTGAAGGAATTCCATCAAATATATCCAACTCATTTTCCCCAGAGAGTTTTTCGCACGAACAGATAGTAGTCAGTGATTTAGACCATTCAGTTGAAGAAATGCCtcaaattgttaaattatcttCTAATTTAGACAATTCAGTAGCCAATGATTTTGGTGGAAGTGCTGATGTTTTTGATGGTTCCAATTTAGAGTCTGTTATTAGTGGTCCATTAGCCTCTGCCtccaaaatttctgatttcACGGATCCATCGAGGGATAAAATCATAAGCAATCTTTGTGAGTCTCAAGAAACTCCTGGTGACTTTTCTGGTGTTCATTCGATTACATTCTGGACTAACGGTGGCCTGTTGGGACTTGAGCCATCAAAACCTCCTGATTTCACGATGCCAAGTGCTGTGGCTCAGGATTCAGTAGACAGAAGTAAAGATGAGACAGTTGGCCCTTCAGCGCGCAGTTGCATCCTTGAAGGTGGTGATGATCATGAAGGAGAGAAAGATATATTGGCCAAGAGAGTTGGAAACATTGAAAAGGATTCGAGTTGTGTATGCTCCACATCATGCCAGGATGATCAAGAAGAGGGTGACTCCACCAAGAAGACAGATCGGGGATTTTCACAAGCTGATTCAGATGCCAAATGTGAAAGGTTTAGTGTAATGGCACCAAAAACTACGGTGCCAGTCGCACCAGATATCAAATCCATATCTGCTGAAGCCAGTAGTGGGAATGATGAAACCTCATCTCTAGTGTTTGGACTAAGCCGAAGGTTACTAGCAAATGGTTTGTCTAAAAAAGGTTCACTTGTTCATGATGACAATCCTGAACTTGGTAGTTCTGTGAATGGTGGTGGATTGGAGCAATGTAGTGGGCATTATGGAGTATTGAATCAAAAAATTCCTGAGACTACTTTTGAAGAGCAGCTTGGACATGGGTCTCCCATAGATTCATTTACTTCTTCACCACCACTTGAACATATGAAGATATCTTTCCATCCCCTGAATGGCTTTGAGACTTCCAAACTGAAACTGAAATTTCCTGATGGGAATCAATGCTTTGAAGGCGTAAGAGACGTGTTTCCATCATTTCAGTTGGTCCCTGAGCCTGATATGCCTTTGAATGACTTTGGCTTTGAGTCCGACGATGACACATTTTGTAGATCATCACCTTGCAAATCAAGTGATTGTCATAGCCATTACTCTGAGTCAAATTCTGAGCAGTGGGAATCTGGCGAAACTCCTGAAAGAAGGGATCTTGAACTATATGATGCCCTATGTGAAATTTCATCTGCAGAATCTATGGTAAGCTCTCTGGAGCTTGAGGGAATGCCCAATAATGGCATCTGCGATGTTGGTGGAACTAAAAATGTGGACAGCAGGAATGGTGTGGAACCATCATTGTCTGGTCCTTTCCTTGACCTTCCCAATTTTGATACTGTGAACCCTGTACTTCAGCAAGAAACAAATGGAGATTCTAATCTTCTTAAGTTGGAATGTTCTGGACAGCCTACCCCACAACCACCACCTCTCCCTCCAGTACAATGGTGTGTATCGACACCCCACTTGGATGTGACTGAAGATAAACATGATGATGTATCTGAAGCTCTTACACATGCATCTGATCTAAAACTTTTGGGATCCACCGTGTTTCAGCAGCCTAAGCCAGCCCCAGCAAAGCAACAGCATGCTGATAAGGAGGCCGCTACTATAGAACATAAGAGCAAG GACCAGCAGAAGTTGAATGGGCAGAAAGAAGCTAATCAAGCTTCAAATGGCAAGGGGGTGGATGATAGGGAAGATTTCCTACAACAAATCAGATCAAAA TCATTTAATCTGAGAAGCACGATGCCAACAAAGCCAACTAATACGGCAGGACCCACTACCAATGTGAAAGTCACTGCAATTTTGGAGAAAGCAAATGCAATTCGCCAG GCTGTTGGGAGTGATGAtggggatgatgatgatgatgcttgGAGTGATGCTTAA
- the LOC132169136 gene encoding protein SCAR3 isoform X3, with the protein MDSYEECRDPPRLHLLDKFDTGGPGSCLKRYSDPTLFKKPSGTSGEVTTRKIQIDKKTRRRKKKRSSQGNGQLLRAVSISNGSSRLQFASPTINGQTSPLQTASAVEMKSNSDRGDHSNSFDSSGLPVISHSVNRQTSPSQTASTVDMTLKSDPGDYSNSFDSRTGSGYIECVFHLSSSMQPEQQESPSSRSMQHNETLDSVFPEEQTKAVDCNIPSNSLQEQIASSSCVTWDEKAEIVEPRGERSDGEEAPEMVWTKSNADSHGGRAVDLTNVNQTDILLENSLESISTWNQIDDIESEPDNYMDALNTIESESENDLDSQTKREVERYTSSINDEGIDEIHELHVNSADHSPPELESDTASCSSSTEGIPSNISNSFSPESFSHEQIVVSDLDHSVEEMPQIVKLSSNLDNSVANDFGGSADVFDGSNLESVISGPLASASKISDFTDPSRDKIISNLCESQETPGDFSGVHSITFWTNGGLLGLEPSKPPDFTMPSAVAQDSVDRSKDETVGPSARSCILEGGDDHEGEKDILAKRVGNIEKDSSCVCSTSCQDDQEEGDSTKKTDRGFSQADSDAKCERFSVMAPKTTVPVAPDIKSISAEASSGNDETSSLVFGLSRRLLANGLSKKGSLVHDDNPELGSSVNGGGLEQCSGHYGVLNQKIPETTFEEQLGHGSPIDSFTSSPPLEHMKISFHPLNGFETSKLKLKFPDGNQCFEGVRDVFPSFQLVPEPDMPLNDFGFESDDDTFCRSSPCKSSDCHSHYSESNSEQWESGETPERRDLELYDALCEISSAESMVSSLELEGMPNNGICDVGGTKNVDSRNGVEPSLSGPFLDLPNFDTVNPVLQQETNGDSNLLKLECSGQPTPQPPPLPPVQWCVSTPHLDVTEDKHDDVSEALTHASDLKLLGSTVFQQPKPAPAKQQHADKEAATIEHKSKHQDQQKLNGQKEANQASNGKGVDDREDFLQQIRSKSFNLRSTMPTKPTNTAGPTTNVKVTAILEKANAIRQAVGSDDGDDDDDAWSDA; encoded by the exons ATGGATTCCTATGAAGAATGCCGTGATCCTCCTCGTTTGCACTTGCTTGACAA ATTTGATACTGGTGGTCCAGGATCTTGTTTAAAGAGATATTCAGATCCAACCTTATTTAAAAAACCATCAGGTACCTCTGGTGAAGTGACTACCAGAAAAATCCAAATTGACAAGAAGACTCGTAGACGCAAG AAAAAGAGGTCATCACAGGGGAATGGACAATTATTGCGTGCTGTGTCAATATCCAATGGCAGTAGCAG ATTGCAGTTTGCTTCACCAACTATTAATGGGCAGACTTCTCCTTTGCAAACTGCCTCAGCTGTAGAGATGAAGTCAAATTCTGACCGGGGAGACCACTCAAATTCTTTTGATTCAAGTGGTCTGCCGGTTATTTCTCATAGTGTTAATAGGCAAACTTCTCCTTCTCAAACTGCCTCCACAGTTGACATGACGTTGAAATCTGACCCTGGAGACTATTCGAATTCTTTTGATTCAAGAACTGGCTCAGGATATATCGAATGTGTTTTCCATCTAAGTTCTTCCATGCAACCTGAACAACAGGAATCACCCTCTTCTCGGTCGATGCAGCATAATGAAACGCTTGATTCAGTTTTTCCTGAAGAACAAACTAAGGCTGTTGATTGTAACATTCCAAGCAATTCATTACAAGAGCAAATTGCCTCCAGTTCTTGTGTTACCTGGGATGAAAAGGCAGAGATAGTGGAGCCTAGGGGTGAGCGAAGTGATGGTGAAGAAGCTCCAGAGATGGTCTGGACAAAGTCTAACGCAGATAGCCATGGAGGGAGAGCTGTTGACCTTACAAATGTTAATCAAACAGATATCCTTCTTGAAAACAGTCTCGAGTCGATCTCCACCTGGAATCAGATTGATGACATTGAAAGTGAACCGGACAATTACATGGATGCACTCAATACCATTGAATCAGAATCTGAAAATGATCTTGACAGTCAAACAAAAAGAGAAGTTGAGAGGTATACCTCCAGCATCAATGATGAAGGAATAGATGAAATCCATGAGCTTCATGTGAATAGTGCAGACCATAGTCCTCCAGAATTGGAATCTGATACTGCATCCTGCAGTTCCTCAACTGAAGGAATTCCATCAAATATATCCAACTCATTTTCCCCAGAGAGTTTTTCGCACGAACAGATAGTAGTCAGTGATTTAGACCATTCAGTTGAAGAAATGCCtcaaattgttaaattatcttCTAATTTAGACAATTCAGTAGCCAATGATTTTGGTGGAAGTGCTGATGTTTTTGATGGTTCCAATTTAGAGTCTGTTATTAGTGGTCCATTAGCCTCTGCCtccaaaatttctgatttcACGGATCCATCGAGGGATAAAATCATAAGCAATCTTTGTGAGTCTCAAGAAACTCCTGGTGACTTTTCTGGTGTTCATTCGATTACATTCTGGACTAACGGTGGCCTGTTGGGACTTGAGCCATCAAAACCTCCTGATTTCACGATGCCAAGTGCTGTGGCTCAGGATTCAGTAGACAGAAGTAAAGATGAGACAGTTGGCCCTTCAGCGCGCAGTTGCATCCTTGAAGGTGGTGATGATCATGAAGGAGAGAAAGATATATTGGCCAAGAGAGTTGGAAACATTGAAAAGGATTCGAGTTGTGTATGCTCCACATCATGCCAGGATGATCAAGAAGAGGGTGACTCCACCAAGAAGACAGATCGGGGATTTTCACAAGCTGATTCAGATGCCAAATGTGAAAGGTTTAGTGTAATGGCACCAAAAACTACGGTGCCAGTCGCACCAGATATCAAATCCATATCTGCTGAAGCCAGTAGTGGGAATGATGAAACCTCATCTCTAGTGTTTGGACTAAGCCGAAGGTTACTAGCAAATGGTTTGTCTAAAAAAGGTTCACTTGTTCATGATGACAATCCTGAACTTGGTAGTTCTGTGAATGGTGGTGGATTGGAGCAATGTAGTGGGCATTATGGAGTATTGAATCAAAAAATTCCTGAGACTACTTTTGAAGAGCAGCTTGGACATGGGTCTCCCATAGATTCATTTACTTCTTCACCACCACTTGAACATATGAAGATATCTTTCCATCCCCTGAATGGCTTTGAGACTTCCAAACTGAAACTGAAATTTCCTGATGGGAATCAATGCTTTGAAGGCGTAAGAGACGTGTTTCCATCATTTCAGTTGGTCCCTGAGCCTGATATGCCTTTGAATGACTTTGGCTTTGAGTCCGACGATGACACATTTTGTAGATCATCACCTTGCAAATCAAGTGATTGTCATAGCCATTACTCTGAGTCAAATTCTGAGCAGTGGGAATCTGGCGAAACTCCTGAAAGAAGGGATCTTGAACTATATGATGCCCTATGTGAAATTTCATCTGCAGAATCTATGGTAAGCTCTCTGGAGCTTGAGGGAATGCCCAATAATGGCATCTGCGATGTTGGTGGAACTAAAAATGTGGACAGCAGGAATGGTGTGGAACCATCATTGTCTGGTCCTTTCCTTGACCTTCCCAATTTTGATACTGTGAACCCTGTACTTCAGCAAGAAACAAATGGAGATTCTAATCTTCTTAAGTTGGAATGTTCTGGACAGCCTACCCCACAACCACCACCTCTCCCTCCAGTACAATGGTGTGTATCGACACCCCACTTGGATGTGACTGAAGATAAACATGATGATGTATCTGAAGCTCTTACACATGCATCTGATCTAAAACTTTTGGGATCCACCGTGTTTCAGCAGCCTAAGCCAGCCCCAGCAAAGCAACAGCATGCTGATAAGGAGGCCGCTACTATAGAACATAAGAGCAAG CATCAGGACCAGCAGAAGTTGAATGGGCAGAAAGAAGCTAATCAAGCTTCAAATGGCAAGGGGGTGGATGATAGGGAAGATTTCCTACAACAAATCAGATCAAAA TCATTTAATCTGAGAAGCACGATGCCAACAAAGCCAACTAATACGGCAGGACCCACTACCAATGTGAAAGTCACTGCAATTTTGGAGAAAGCAAATGCAATTCGCCAG GCTGTTGGGAGTGATGAtggggatgatgatgatgatgcttgGAGTGATGCTTAA
- the LOC132172385 gene encoding dof zinc finger protein DOF1.5, whose translation MANVQGAGQDVAGNGIKLFGTTITLQSRSQVKEEEEKGDDQTVEKRPDKIIPCPRCKSMETKFCYFNNYNVNQPRHFCKGCQRYWTAGGALRNVPIGAGRRKTKPPPRGLGGFSEGCLYESADGLQQFDFDGVVEGWHVMAAAQGGYRHVFPAKRQRSGLGQNQSDPTAIIQIYPT comes from the exons atggCTAACGTTCAAGGCGCCGGCCAAGATGTGGCCGGAAATGGAATCAAGCTATTTGGGACGACGATAACATTGCAGAGTAGATCACAGGTgaaggaggaagaagagaaggGGGATGATCAAACGGTGGAGAAGAGGCCAGATAAGATCATACCATGCCCGAGATGCAAGAGCATGGAGACTAAGTTTTGTTACTTCAATAACTACAACGTCAACCAGCCGAGGCATTTCTGTAAGGGCTGCCAGAGGTACTGGACCGCCGGTGGGGCTCTCAGGAACGTGCCGATCGGTGCCGGCCGCCGGAAAACCAAGCCGCCGCCTCGCGGGCTTGGTGGGTTCTCTGAGGGTTGCTTGTATGAATCTGCTGATGGGCTGCAACAGTTTGACTTCGATGGAGTCGTCGAGGGGTGGCATGTCATGGCCGCCGCACAGGGCGGTTACCGGCATGTTTTTCCGGCGAAACGGCAGAGGAGTGGCTTAG GCCAAAATCAATCCGATCCGACGGCTATAATCCAAATTTATCCAACTTGA